The DNA segment GCTCCCGGTTCCCAGAAGGGCGTCGACAACCAGATCCGTCCTGTCGAGCAACCCTCCTATCTCGCGATCGGCCAGTGCGCCGGACAGATGGAGCGGAATCCCCAGACGCTCCGCGATGCCCCTGTTCAGCGCGGCATCCCCCCGATACCGCCCGGCCTCGGCCGTTGCGACGACCACCGGCTCCACACCGTTGATCGCGAGGTGCCTGGCCGCCACGAATCCGTCACCGCCGTTGTTCCCCGGGCCGGCGAGGACCACGGCCCTCCGCGTCTTCGGGAAACGGCGCAGGATCTCCCGGACAGCCCCTCCTCCGGCGTTTTCCATCAGCAGTTCTCCGGGAATCTGCATGTCCTCGATGGCCCTGCGGTCCGCTTCACGTACCTGTTCCGCCGTATAGAGATGCCTCATTCTCTTCCCTCCAATACCACAACAGCAACCGCCATCCCCTCTTCATAGCTGATGCTGACAAAACTGGATGTCACCCCGCGACGCCGGAACATCCGCCCGACCCTCTCGTCGATGATCAGCGACGGGCCGTCACTCCCCCGTCGGAGCCCCACCCCGCGCAACCCCAGCGCGGCGAGCCCCTGCCCGCAGGCCTTGGCACAGGCCTCCCTGGCCGCGAAGGAGCCGGCCAGGGACTGGGCCATCCGATTCCCGCCACGGGCGTACTCCAGCTCTTCGTCCAGAAACACGCGCCGCAGAAAATGATCACTCCCTGCAGCCCGCGCCATTCTCCTGATTGAGCAGAGATCCACACCAACACCGACTATCATGGGCTCACCCCGGGCACAAGTATACCGCTCTGCAGGTCGGCGAACAGAATCAATGATACACGGAAATGCCCATCTCTTCGATGGGCCATGGTATCCAGCCTCACAATTTTTTCATATAATACAATGAGCAACCACGCGGAGGCCGCGGAAGGGGGAATGACCGGCAATTCGGCAGGCTGACAATTTGGAAAGCAAATCGGTGGGCAACACTTAAGGGCTGACAAAAAGCCCCAAGGAGGAGAAAATGCCATCTTCCTGACAACAGAAAACGGGCTAGGAAGCGGACGTGGATTTCAGGGGGTATTTTT comes from the Synergistales bacterium genome and includes:
- a CDS encoding holo-ACP synthase, which codes for MIVGVGVDLCSIRRMARAAGSDHFLRRVFLDEELEYARGGNRMAQSLAGSFAAREACAKACGQGLAALGLRGVGLRRGSDGPSLIIDERVGRMFRRRGVTSSFVSISYEEGMAVAVVVLEGRE